A single Polynucleobacter acidiphobus DNA region contains:
- a CDS encoding uroporphyrinogen-III synthase, with amino-acid sequence MKAFEPAIIVTRPTGQARRLTELIEAATKAVNSSVRIMSLPLLTIIPKNDLVLLTQLRTALQRATLIIFVSPNAIECAMRAVDDANSSWEQLVNPGVRIGVVGQSSQEALIRHGLAEESILVPAQDESDSEGLWKVLQTNISAWPKESVLIIKGEGGRETLIEQLRSVSAGLEILSIYSRVPLDLASPLWQSCAELDPRHTLWTLTSSEAVRHLGERCKEVSRIPRLAIESSSALCSHANIAHAAQQIGFKNISVCEPRDESISHSAAAWLAEQVKRFP; translated from the coding sequence GTGAAGGCGTTTGAACCGGCGATTATCGTAACCCGACCGACCGGTCAAGCACGCCGCTTAACTGAACTAATCGAAGCAGCTACGAAGGCAGTTAATTCATCGGTGCGGATCATGAGCCTACCCTTACTGACGATTATTCCAAAAAATGATTTAGTGCTCTTAACGCAGTTACGCACAGCCCTACAACGCGCAACTCTGATTATTTTTGTGAGTCCCAATGCGATCGAGTGCGCCATGCGAGCCGTCGATGATGCTAACTCGTCCTGGGAGCAATTAGTGAACCCTGGGGTCAGGATTGGGGTGGTGGGGCAGAGCAGTCAAGAGGCGCTGATCCGGCACGGCCTAGCCGAAGAGTCGATCTTGGTTCCCGCCCAGGATGAATCGGACTCTGAGGGTTTATGGAAGGTCCTTCAAACCAACATCAGCGCCTGGCCTAAGGAATCCGTTTTGATCATTAAGGGCGAGGGAGGTCGTGAGACCCTGATCGAGCAACTTCGCTCAGTTAGTGCTGGGCTTGAGATTCTATCGATCTACTCGCGTGTTCCATTAGATCTTGCCAGTCCATTGTGGCAGTCGTGCGCCGAACTTGATCCACGGCATACTTTATGGACCTTAACATCCTCTGAGGCAGTGCGCCATTTGGGTGAGCGCTGTAAAGAGGTGAGTCGAATTCCAAGACTGGCGATTGAGAGTAGCTCGGCCTTGTGCAGTCACGCCAATATCGCACATGCGGCACAGCAGATCGGCTTTAAAAATATCTCGGTTTGTGAGCCGCGGGACGAGTCGATTAGTCACTCTGCGGCTGCTTGGCTAGCAGAGCAGGTAAAAAGATTTCCATGA
- the hemC gene encoding hydroxymethylbilane synthase has protein sequence MSPTRLVIASRESRLAMWQAEHVQACLKKLYPNCEVIILGMTTKGDQILDRALSKVGGKGLFVKELETALEDGRADLAVHSLKDIPMVMPEGFDLSCIMVREDARDALVSNDYASLAELPAGAVVGTSSLRREAIIRSQYPHLRVEPLRGNLDTRMAKLDRGEYQAIILAAAGLKRLGMGARIKALLPYDPHTPAAGQGALGIETLSARPDVKAWLAPLNDLPTALAVTAERAVSRKLGGSCEVPLAAHAQWQNSQELSMRSYVASTDGRQICLASGSRAISNYQEAEAFGLAIADDLISKGAAALLPH, from the coding sequence ATGAGCCCAACGCGTTTAGTTATTGCCTCTCGTGAGAGCAGGCTTGCCATGTGGCAAGCCGAACATGTTCAAGCATGTCTTAAAAAGTTGTACCCCAACTGCGAGGTCATCATCCTAGGAATGACCACCAAAGGCGATCAAATCTTAGATCGTGCCCTCTCCAAGGTGGGAGGCAAGGGCCTCTTTGTGAAAGAGCTAGAAACTGCCCTGGAGGATGGTCGTGCTGATCTTGCCGTTCACTCGCTAAAAGACATACCGATGGTGATGCCAGAGGGCTTTGATCTGTCATGCATCATGGTGCGTGAGGATGCGCGCGATGCCTTGGTATCCAATGACTATGCCAGCTTGGCTGAGTTACCCGCAGGAGCAGTGGTTGGTACCTCAAGCTTGCGGCGTGAAGCGATTATTCGGAGCCAATATCCTCATTTACGGGTTGAGCCATTGCGCGGTAATTTAGATACGCGGATGGCTAAGCTTGACCGTGGTGAGTACCAGGCCATCATTTTGGCCGCTGCAGGCTTAAAGCGCCTAGGGATGGGTGCTCGCATTAAAGCTTTGTTACCCTACGACCCCCACACCCCAGCTGCGGGCCAAGGGGCATTGGGCATTGAAACCTTGAGCGCACGTCCCGATGTGAAAGCTTGGCTGGCGCCTTTAAATGATTTACCAACCGCCCTCGCAGTGACTGCCGAGCGGGCGGTGTCACGTAAATTAGGGGGCTCGTGTGAGGTGCCTCTGGCGGCTCACGCACAATGGCAAAACTCGCAAGAGCTCTCGATGCGCTCGTATGTGGCTAGCACCGATGGTCGGCAAATTTGTTTGGCTTCTGGTTCGCGTGCAATCAGTAATTATCAAGAAGCGGAAGCGTTTGGCTTAGCGATTGCCGATGATTTGATTTCGAAGGGGGCGGCAGCCTTATTGCCGCACTAA
- the argH gene encoding argininosuccinate lyase, which yields MSSSKNSLANKSKAWSGRFTEPVDSLVQHYTSSLAFDQRLALVDIAGSLAHAEMLAAQKIISKADFIAIQKGMAQIEKEIVSGRFDWQLALEDVHLNIEARLTKLIGDAGKRLHTGRSRNDQVATDIRLWLRSEIDLILADLTRLREAFLNLAEQHANTIMPGHTHLQVAQPVTFGHHLLAYYEMFTRDSERLADCRARVNQLPLGAAALAGTSYPIDRARVAKTLGFDGVCQNSLDAVSDRDFAIEFCASAAILMMHVSRLSEELILWLSPRFGFIDLPDRFCTGSSIMPQKKNPDVPELARGKTGRVNGDLIALLTLMKGQPLAYNKDNQEDKEPLFDAVDTVSQTIQIFADMVPHIRVNEATMEQTAEEGFATATDLADYLVKQGLPFRDAHEAVAHAVKRCVEKDCALSDLSLAELIKACGLNPKSKLITQEVFAVLTPKGSVGSRNHVGGTAPKQVIAAIKRARTNLKRSN from the coding sequence ATGAGCTCATCCAAAAATTCTTTAGCCAACAAATCCAAAGCGTGGTCTGGCCGCTTTACAGAACCCGTCGATTCCCTGGTTCAGCACTACACCTCCTCACTGGCCTTTGACCAGCGCCTAGCCCTAGTGGATATTGCGGGATCTCTGGCTCACGCCGAGATGCTGGCTGCCCAGAAAATCATTTCGAAGGCTGATTTCATAGCCATCCAAAAGGGCATGGCGCAGATCGAAAAAGAAATTGTGTCTGGGCGCTTTGATTGGCAATTAGCCCTTGAAGATGTTCACCTCAATATTGAAGCCAGGCTCACCAAATTGATTGGGGATGCGGGCAAACGTCTACATACTGGCCGCTCACGCAATGATCAAGTCGCCACCGATATTCGTTTATGGCTCAGAAGTGAAATTGATTTGATTTTGGCGGATCTCACACGTTTACGCGAGGCATTTCTCAACTTGGCGGAGCAACATGCCAACACCATCATGCCGGGTCATACCCATCTGCAAGTAGCTCAACCCGTCACATTTGGGCATCATTTGCTCGCTTACTACGAGATGTTTACCCGTGATTCAGAGCGCTTAGCCGATTGCCGGGCGCGAGTGAATCAATTGCCTTTGGGTGCTGCCGCTCTAGCTGGCACCAGCTACCCGATTGATCGGGCTCGGGTTGCTAAAACACTGGGTTTTGATGGGGTCTGTCAAAACTCGCTCGACGCAGTGTCTGATCGTGATTTTGCAATTGAGTTTTGTGCAAGCGCCGCGATTCTCATGATGCATGTCTCAAGACTATCTGAAGAGTTGATTTTGTGGCTCAGCCCACGCTTTGGCTTTATTGATTTGCCAGACCGGTTTTGTACCGGCAGCTCAATCATGCCCCAGAAGAAAAACCCCGATGTCCCAGAATTAGCGCGGGGTAAGACCGGTCGAGTGAATGGTGATTTGATTGCTCTTCTTACCCTCATGAAGGGCCAGCCGCTTGCCTATAACAAGGACAATCAAGAAGATAAAGAGCCGCTCTTCGATGCTGTCGATACAGTTAGCCAAACGATCCAAATTTTTGCGGATATGGTCCCTCACATCAGGGTTAATGAGGCCACCATGGAACAGACAGCCGAAGAGGGTTTTGCAACCGCTACGGATCTGGCCGATTACTTGGTTAAACAAGGATTGCCATTTCGGGATGCGCATGAGGCGGTTGCTCATGCAGTCAAACGCTGCGTCGAGAAAGATTGCGCCTTAAGTGATCTCAGTCTGGCGGAGCTCATTAAGGCTTGCGGATTAAACCCCAAGTCCAAATTAATTACCCAAGAGGTATTTGCGGTCTTAACCCCCAAGGGTTCAGTGGGTTCCCGCAATCACGTGGGAGGCACCGCCCCTAAGCAGGTTATTGCAGCCATCAAACGCGCCCGCACCAACCTGAAAAGAAGTAATTAA
- a CDS encoding arginine/lysine/ornithine decarboxylase: MKFRFPIIIIDEDFRSENISGSGIRDLAVAIEKEGIEVIGLTSYGDLTSFAQQASRASCFILSIDDEEFDAVIDPEDSDLPAIANLRSFVVEVRKRNEDIPIFLYGETRTSRHIPNDILRELHGFIHMNEDTPEFVARHIIREAKVYLDSLAPPFFRALTHYASEGSYSWHCPGHSGGVAFLKSPVGRMFHQFFGENMLRADVCNAVEELGQLLDHTGPVVASERNAARIFNADHLFFVTNGTSTSNKIVWHSTVAPGDVVLVDRNCHKSVIHSIMMMGAIPVFLMPTRNHLGIIGPIPKEEFEWANIQKKIAANPFIKDKNVVPRVLTITQSTYDGIVYNVEMIKSMLDGKVDSLHFDEAWLPHAAFHPFYQDMHAIGQHRKPPQKSLLFSTQSTHKLLAGLSQASQVLVQDAQERKLDRDCFNEAYLMHTSTSPQYAIIASCDVSAAMMESPGGTTLVEESIAEALDFRRAMRKVDEEFGSDWWFKVWGPDHLAEEGIGTRDDWILEPNAYWHDFGPLAKNFNMLDPIKATVVTPGLDIEGNFGEIGIPASIVTKYLAEHGVIVEKTGLYSFFIMFTIGITKGRWNTLVTELQQFKDHFDKNQPLWKVLPEFVAKHPRYERVGLQEISAQIHSFYKSRDVARMTTEMYLSNMEPAMVPGDAWSKMAHKDIDRVPIDELEGRITAMLVTPYPPGIPLLIPGERFNKAIVDYLRFARDFNQQFPGFETDIHGLVKNADGNNGYYVDCVRA; encoded by the coding sequence ATGAAATTTCGTTTCCCGATCATCATCATTGATGAAGACTTCCGCTCCGAGAACATTTCGGGTTCTGGCATTCGTGACCTAGCAGTCGCGATTGAGAAGGAAGGAATTGAGGTGATTGGTTTGACCAGTTATGGCGATCTCACCTCATTTGCGCAGCAAGCCTCGCGAGCATCATGCTTTATTTTGTCGATTGACGATGAAGAGTTTGATGCGGTGATAGATCCGGAAGATAGTGATCTTCCAGCAATTGCCAATCTGCGCTCGTTTGTTGTTGAAGTGCGTAAACGCAATGAAGACATCCCAATCTTTTTATATGGCGAGACCCGGACCTCGCGCCATATTCCGAACGATATTTTGCGTGAGCTGCATGGCTTCATTCATATGAACGAAGATACGCCGGAGTTCGTGGCGCGCCACATCATTCGTGAGGCCAAGGTCTATCTTGATTCCTTAGCGCCCCCGTTCTTTCGGGCTCTCACCCACTATGCCTCCGAGGGTTCCTATTCATGGCACTGCCCAGGCCATTCAGGAGGCGTTGCCTTCTTGAAGAGCCCAGTCGGTCGTATGTTCCATCAATTTTTTGGTGAGAACATGTTGCGTGCCGACGTCTGCAATGCGGTGGAAGAATTGGGTCAGTTGTTAGATCACACCGGACCCGTGGTGGCCAGTGAGCGCAATGCCGCACGTATCTTCAATGCAGACCATTTGTTTTTTGTCACCAACGGCACGTCGACCTCGAACAAAATTGTTTGGCACTCGACGGTGGCGCCGGGCGATGTGGTTCTAGTCGATCGCAATTGCCACAAATCGGTGATTCATTCGATCATGATGATGGGTGCGATCCCAGTATTTTTGATGCCCACACGTAATCATCTTGGCATTATTGGACCTATTCCAAAAGAAGAGTTTGAGTGGGCCAATATTCAGAAAAAGATTGCGGCCAATCCCTTTATCAAAGATAAAAATGTTGTGCCACGGGTCTTAACGATTACTCAAAGCACCTATGACGGAATTGTGTATAACGTTGAGATGATCAAGTCCATGCTCGATGGTAAGGTCGATAGCCTGCATTTCGATGAGGCATGGTTACCACATGCTGCTTTTCATCCTTTTTATCAGGACATGCATGCGATTGGCCAGCATCGCAAACCTCCACAAAAGAGCCTATTGTTCTCGACCCAGTCGACCCATAAATTACTCGCTGGCTTATCGCAAGCCTCTCAAGTCTTGGTGCAGGATGCTCAGGAGCGCAAGCTTGATCGAGATTGCTTTAACGAGGCCTATTTGATGCATACCTCGACCAGTCCTCAGTACGCGATTATTGCCTCATGCGATGTATCGGCAGCCATGATGGAGTCGCCAGGCGGCACCACCTTGGTTGAAGAGTCGATTGCCGAAGCCTTAGATTTTAGGCGTGCGATGCGTAAGGTCGATGAGGAGTTTGGCTCTGACTGGTGGTTTAAGGTTTGGGGCCCAGATCATTTGGCTGAAGAGGGCATTGGAACGCGTGACGATTGGATTTTGGAGCCCAACGCCTATTGGCATGACTTTGGTCCTTTAGCCAAGAACTTCAATATGCTCGACCCCATTAAAGCAACGGTGGTTACGCCAGGCTTGGATATCGAAGGTAATTTTGGCGAGATTGGTATTCCGGCAAGTATTGTGACCAAGTACCTAGCCGAGCACGGCGTGATCGTGGAAAAGACTGGACTCTATTCATTCTTCATCATGTTCACGATTGGTATTACCAAAGGACGTTGGAATACTCTGGTGACCGAATTACAGCAGTTCAAGGATCACTTTGATAAGAACCAACCTCTCTGGAAGGTGTTGCCTGAGTTTGTCGCCAAGCACCCCCGTTATGAGAGGGTTGGTCTGCAAGAGATTTCCGCGCAAATCCATTCTTTTTATAAGAGCCGCGACGTAGCCCGTATGACCACCGAGATGTACCTCTCGAACATGGAACCGGCGATGGTCCCGGGCGATGCCTGGAGCAAGATGGCCCATAAAGACATTGACCGAGTGCCGATTGATGAGCTTGAGGGTCGTATCACCGCCATGTTGGTGACGCCATATCCCCCGGGGATTCCGCTGCTAATTCCGGGTGAGCGTTTTAATAAAGCGATTGTGGATTACTTACGCTTTGCTCGTGACTTTAACCAACAGTTCCCGGGCTTTGAAACCGATATCCATGGCTTGGTTAAAAATGCCGATGGCAATAACGGTTACTACGTCGACTGCGTGCGCGCTTAA
- the dcd gene encoding dCTP deaminase, protein MTIKSDHWIRRMAEGGMISPFEPGQIRTNAAGQKIVSYGTSSYGYDIRCANEFKIFTNINSTIVDPKQFDEKSFVDFRGDVCIIPPNSFALARTVEYFKIPRNVLTICVGKSTYARCGIIVNVTPFEPEWEGYVTLEFSNTTPLPAKIYAGEGCAQVLFFESDEVCGTSYKDRGGKYQGQHGVTLPKT, encoded by the coding sequence ATGACTATTAAATCTGACCATTGGATCCGCCGGATGGCCGAAGGGGGCATGATTAGCCCCTTTGAGCCCGGCCAAATTCGGACGAACGCCGCAGGGCAAAAAATTGTGAGTTATGGCACATCAAGTTATGGCTATGACATTCGATGCGCCAATGAGTTCAAGATCTTCACCAATATCAACAGCACGATTGTGGATCCGAAGCAATTTGATGAAAAATCATTTGTGGATTTCAGGGGCGATGTCTGCATCATCCCCCCCAATTCGTTTGCCTTGGCGAGAACGGTCGAGTATTTCAAGATCCCCCGTAATGTGCTAACCATTTGCGTAGGCAAGAGCACCTATGCGCGTTGCGGAATCATCGTCAACGTCACGCCCTTTGAGCCCGAGTGGGAAGGTTATGTCACCCTGGAGTTTTCGAACACCACCCCATTGCCAGCCAAAATTTATGCAGGTGAGGGTTGCGCTCAAGTTCTTTTCTTTGAGAGCGATGAAGTATGCGGCACCTCCTACAAGGACCGTGGTGGTAAGTACCAAGGCCAACACGGCGTTACCCTACCCAAAACCTAA
- a CDS encoding formate dehydrogenase accessory sulfurtransferase FdhD: MTNASVPVVHEVAIIDELGRQKTTFIPGERSLTIYLDKREVVTLMTLGSAPEALVLGYLRNQRLVESAEDIESIQVDWETDSAAVKTRRSTVDIDSITSKRVVTTGCGQGTMFGGLMEDMAQIRLPDGPKLHQAAIVDLLEQIRAHETIYKKAGSVHACAVFERAGDDRVRLLHLIEDVGRHNAVDSISGLLWLAKRQGEELIFFTTGRLTSEMVIKGAQMGIPFLLTRSGVTQMGLELAKKTHLTLLSRCSGKHFEIYNAPERVVFQTP; encoded by the coding sequence ATGACCAATGCCTCGGTACCGGTAGTTCATGAGGTGGCAATTATTGATGAGCTGGGGCGTCAGAAAACAACTTTTATTCCGGGAGAGCGCTCGCTGACGATCTATTTGGATAAGCGGGAGGTGGTGACCCTCATGACCTTGGGTTCCGCGCCCGAGGCTTTGGTCTTAGGGTATTTGCGCAACCAACGATTGGTGGAGTCGGCTGAGGATATTGAGAGCATTCAGGTTGATTGGGAAACCGACTCAGCGGCGGTCAAGACCCGCCGAAGCACAGTCGATATTGATTCAATTACCAGTAAGCGGGTTGTGACTACGGGCTGTGGTCAGGGAACCATGTTTGGTGGGCTGATGGAGGATATGGCCCAGATTCGGCTGCCAGATGGTCCCAAGCTTCACCAAGCGGCGATTGTGGATCTCTTAGAGCAAATCCGGGCTCACGAAACCATCTATAAGAAAGCTGGCTCTGTGCATGCCTGCGCTGTATTTGAGCGCGCCGGAGATGATCGGGTCAGACTCTTACATCTGATTGAGGATGTGGGGCGGCACAACGCGGTTGATTCCATTTCAGGCTTGCTCTGGTTAGCCAAGCGCCAGGGTGAAGAGTTAATCTTTTTTACGACCGGACGCCTAACCTCGGAGATGGTGATTAAAGGGGCTCAGATGGGTATTCCCTTTCTGCTCACCCGTTCCGGAGTCACGCAGATGGGCTTGGAGTTGGCTAAAAAGACCCATTTAACCCTGCTCTCGCGTTGCTCTGGCAAGCACTTTGAGATCTACAACGCCCCAGAGCGTGTGGTTTTTCAGACACCCTAG